From a single Mesorhizobium shangrilense genomic region:
- a CDS encoding uracil-DNA glycosylase translates to MPVQLRSAMIETLAGWHGDIAPAWRAALGAVSLDFDAMDPTLELEPWEPIFPARRDKLFPGAPKGAHMLRAFDGIAPEDVRCVILGQDPYPEPGFSTGRAFEAGNVAAWRELDKMFSKSIRAFTQQIVAARTGNLAYAQSFADWPATLAAIEDGKVDIESADALAQRWVDDGVLLLNASLTLSRFKVEIDAHQSRGHLPLWRPLMLQVLRHLAGRRAPIVFIGFGDAAAQTLALAGITEGQHALCACIVRDHPARADAVLALENPFLLCNQYLEAMGAKPVAW, encoded by the coding sequence ATGCCGGTTCAACTCAGGTCCGCGATGATCGAAACCCTGGCGGGTTGGCACGGCGACATCGCTCCGGCCTGGCGGGCCGCCCTTGGCGCCGTGTCGCTGGATTTCGATGCCATGGACCCAACGCTCGAACTCGAGCCTTGGGAGCCGATTTTTCCGGCGCGGCGCGACAAGCTGTTTCCCGGCGCACCAAAAGGAGCGCATATGCTGCGCGCCTTCGACGGAATTGCGCCGGAGGATGTGCGCTGCGTGATCCTGGGCCAAGACCCCTATCCAGAGCCCGGCTTTTCCACCGGCCGCGCCTTCGAGGCAGGCAATGTCGCTGCCTGGCGCGAGCTCGACAAAATGTTCTCCAAGAGCATTCGCGCCTTCACCCAGCAGATCGTCGCGGCGCGCACCGGCAATCTCGCCTATGCCCAGTCCTTCGCCGATTGGCCGGCGACGCTTGCCGCCATTGAGGACGGCAAGGTCGATATCGAGAGTGCTGATGCGCTGGCCCAGCGATGGGTCGACGACGGTGTTTTGCTTCTCAATGCGTCGTTGACGCTGTCTCGCTTCAAGGTCGAGATTGACGCGCACCAGTCGCGCGGTCATCTGCCTCTGTGGCGTCCGCTAATGCTCCAGGTGCTGCGCCACCTCGCTGGTCGTCGTGCTCCGATCGTCTTTATCGGCTTTGGCGACGCTGCTGCGCAAACGCTTGCCCTGGCAGGCATAACTGAAGGCCAGCATGCGCTGTGCGCCTGCATTGTGCGCGACCATCCCGCGCGCGCCGACGCGGTTCTGGCGCTCGAAAACCCATTCTTGCTTTGCAACCAATATCTGGAGGCGATGGGTGCCAAGCCCGTCGCGTGGTGA